Proteins encoded by one window of Mesorhizobium sp. INR15:
- a CDS encoding NADH:flavin oxidoreductase/NADH oxidase, whose amino-acid sequence MTASLFQPITLDGLTFPNRIAVAPMCQYSAEDGSASDWHLYHWMNLAMSGAGMVTVEMTDVERRGRISHGCLGLYSDDNEAAAKRALDAAKRVAAPGTKFGTQLAHAGRKASNQKPWDGGGPLKANEDPWQTVSASAIPYDKGWNVPHALEDDEILQLIERFADAARRAERAGFDFIELHAAHGYLIFQFLSPLSNQRTDRWGGSVENRMRFAVEIAKAVKKAAPKLMLGARLSVKDWVDGGFDVEDAIEVAKALKAVGVAYLCCSSGGNSPLQKLPAGPGYQVHLAEAVRKGADIPTRAVGLIDDPKQAEAVIAQGRADMVALGRGFLADPRWGWRAAATFGEKIHPAQQLARSVTTMEHWMKAAS is encoded by the coding sequence ATGACCGCATCGCTTTTTCAGCCGATCACGCTCGACGGCCTGACCTTTCCGAACCGCATTGCCGTTGCGCCGATGTGCCAATACTCGGCTGAAGACGGCTCCGCCAGCGACTGGCATTTGTATCACTGGATGAACCTCGCCATGTCCGGCGCCGGCATGGTCACCGTCGAGATGACGGATGTCGAGCGGCGCGGCCGCATTTCGCATGGCTGCCTCGGCCTCTATTCCGACGACAACGAGGCCGCCGCCAAGCGGGCACTCGATGCCGCCAAGCGGGTCGCGGCCCCTGGCACCAAATTCGGCACGCAACTCGCCCATGCCGGCCGCAAGGCTTCCAACCAGAAGCCGTGGGACGGCGGCGGACCTCTGAAGGCCAACGAGGACCCCTGGCAGACTGTTTCGGCTTCCGCCATCCCCTACGACAAGGGTTGGAATGTGCCGCATGCACTTGAGGATGACGAGATCCTGCAACTCATCGAACGTTTTGCCGATGCCGCGCGGCGAGCCGAGCGCGCCGGCTTCGACTTCATCGAACTGCACGCGGCGCACGGCTATCTGATCTTCCAGTTCCTGTCACCGCTTTCCAACCAGCGCACGGACCGCTGGGGCGGTTCCGTCGAAAACCGCATGCGCTTTGCCGTCGAGATCGCCAAGGCGGTGAAGAAGGCTGCTCCCAAGCTGATGCTGGGTGCGCGCCTATCGGTCAAAGACTGGGTCGATGGCGGCTTCGACGTCGAGGATGCGATCGAAGTGGCCAAAGCGCTGAAGGCGGTTGGCGTCGCCTATCTCTGTTGCTCGAGCGGTGGCAATTCACCCCTCCAGAAGCTGCCGGCCGGTCCCGGCTATCAGGTTCATCTTGCGGAAGCGGTACGCAAGGGCGCTGACATTCCAACGCGGGCGGTTGGCTTGATCGATGACCCGAAGCAGGCGGAGGCTGTCATCGCCCAGGGCCGCGCCGACATGGTGGCGCTGGGACGCGGCTTCCTGGCCGATCCGCGCTGGGGCTGGCGTGCCGCCGCGACGTTCGGCGAGAAAATCCATCCGGCGCAGCAACTCGCCCGTTCCGTAACGACGATGGAACACTGGATGAAGGCAGCCAGCTAA
- a CDS encoding SH3 domain-containing protein produces MTFRAILGVAATTLVAGLWLGTSAPAGAQYCEGTVHGLSGRYNLATGSGFLAVRTRPNSSSRMIGQLFNGDHTEIFDRRGNWYQVEIGGTTGWANARWLRNDCGY; encoded by the coding sequence ATGACATTCAGGGCAATTTTGGGGGTCGCGGCCACAACGCTCGTAGCAGGGCTTTGGCTCGGCACATCGGCACCCGCGGGCGCGCAATATTGCGAAGGCACGGTGCACGGCCTGTCCGGCCGCTACAATCTCGCCACCGGCAGCGGCTTTCTGGCGGTGCGGACGCGGCCGAATTCGTCGTCGCGCATGATCGGCCAATTGTTCAACGGCGATCACACCGAGATCTTCGACCGGCGCGGCAACTGGTACCAGGTCGAGATCGGCGGCACGACCGGCTGGGCGAATGCGCGCTGGCTGCGCAACGATTGCGGCTATTGA
- a CDS encoding DUF982 domain-containing protein, with amino-acid sequence MDNKPFEVPVVVELGHVGKYRHIRSTQEAAECLMTVWPLNRGPRHRDALDTCLKVLEGYRSTAEARRALIEAARESEVLVPDDRLADDRLH; translated from the coding sequence ATGGACAACAAACCCTTTGAAGTGCCTGTCGTCGTCGAACTCGGCCACGTCGGCAAATATCGCCATATCCGCAGCACCCAGGAGGCTGCCGAGTGCCTTATGACGGTGTGGCCGCTCAATCGCGGCCCGCGCCATCGTGATGCCCTCGACACTTGCCTCAAAGTGCTGGAAGGTTATCGTTCGACCGCGGAAGCGCGCCGGGCATTGATCGAAGCCGCACGGGAATCGGAAGTGCTGGTGCCGGACGACAGACTGGCAGACGACCGCCTGCATTGA
- a CDS encoding DUF2188 domain-containing protein produces MAKLTYKIVEHDGGWAYKVGATFSETFPSHNDALRAAEIASAEQQVAGATDGIQYEDADGKWHEELADGRDRPQTEVSD; encoded by the coding sequence ATGGCGAAGCTGACTTACAAGATCGTCGAGCATGACGGCGGTTGGGCCTACAAGGTCGGGGCGACTTTTTCGGAGACATTTCCGAGCCACAACGATGCGCTTCGCGCTGCCGAGATTGCGTCCGCCGAACAGCAGGTCGCCGGGGCTACCGATGGCATTCAGTACGAGGACGCCGACGGCAAATGGCATGAAGAACTGGCCGATGGACGGGACCGGCCGCAGACCGAGGTTTCCGACTGA
- a CDS encoding alpha/beta fold hydrolase, with the protein MLVSILSWLFGVFFLLAVLIIAGLLLATQWIGARAERLVPPVGKFIDIDGSRIHYVETGEGLPIVFLHGLGAQLHHFRDTLFGRFGPGYRLIALDRPGAGYSARPSNGTGRLPEQAETVRRFIDALGLEKPLVVGHSLGGAIALALAVEHPAVISGIALLAPLTRMEGSVRKKFGSLYIRSRLLRWIMAHTVAIPMSLRYARPTMEFVFAPQALPADYMTEGGGWLGLRPGHFYATSTDIVAIEQDLGRIRQRYGDIAMPVGILFGTADHVLDIGTQGDPMASGIKDLDFERVDGLGHMPQFVEPERIVAFIERIATRAFSSRTSPHNSFTEPS; encoded by the coding sequence ATGCTGGTATCGATTCTGTCGTGGCTGTTTGGCGTGTTTTTTCTGCTGGCAGTCCTGATCATTGCTGGCTTGTTGCTGGCAACGCAGTGGATCGGCGCGAGGGCCGAACGGCTTGTCCCGCCTGTCGGCAAATTCATCGATATCGACGGCAGCCGCATCCACTATGTCGAAACAGGCGAAGGCCTGCCGATCGTCTTCCTGCATGGTCTTGGCGCGCAGCTCCACCATTTTCGTGACACGCTGTTTGGCCGTTTCGGCCCAGGCTATCGGCTGATTGCACTCGACCGTCCGGGCGCCGGCTATTCAGCACGGCCCAGCAACGGCACCGGCCGGCTGCCTGAACAGGCCGAGACGGTGCGGCGCTTCATCGATGCGTTGGGCCTGGAAAAGCCGCTGGTGGTCGGCCATTCCCTGGGAGGCGCAATTGCGTTGGCGCTGGCGGTTGAGCACCCCGCCGTGATTTCTGGCATCGCGTTGCTGGCGCCGCTGACGCGCATGGAAGGCAGCGTGCGCAAGAAATTCGGCTCGCTCTATATCCGCTCACGCCTGCTGCGCTGGATCATGGCCCATACCGTGGCGATACCCATGAGCCTGAGATACGCCAGGCCGACGATGGAGTTCGTCTTCGCGCCGCAAGCCTTGCCGGCCGACTACATGACCGAGGGCGGCGGCTGGCTGGGGCTCAGGCCAGGCCATTTCTACGCCACGTCGACCGACATCGTGGCGATCGAGCAAGATCTTGGCCGCATCAGGCAGCGCTATGGCGACATTGCCATGCCGGTCGGGATTCTGTTCGGCACCGCCGACCATGTGCTTGATATCGGCACGCAAGGCGATCCGATGGCGTCGGGGATCAAGGATCTGGATTTCGAGCGGGTCGATGGGCTCGGCCACATGCCGCAATTCGTCGAGCCGGAACGGATCGTCGCTTTCATCGAGCGCATCGCCACCCGAGCCTTTTCCAGCCGGACGTCGCCTCACAACAGTTTCACTGAACCATCGTAG
- the wrbA gene encoding NAD(P)H:quinone oxidoreductase type IV → MAKVLVVYYSSWGHMEQMAKAAAEGAREAGAEVSIKRVAELVPEAVAKAAYYKLDQEAPIADPLELGDYDAIIVGASTRYGAMAAQLKNFFDQTGPLWAKGALLDKVGSVMVSTATQHGGAELALISTQAMLQHHGMIIVPLSYAYQGQMGNDVVRGGAPYGMTTTSDGDGSRQPSEQELEGAKFQGKRVAEITRKLHG, encoded by the coding sequence ATGGCGAAGGTACTTGTAGTCTATTATTCGAGCTGGGGTCATATGGAGCAGATGGCCAAGGCCGCTGCCGAAGGCGCGCGCGAGGCCGGCGCCGAGGTGAGCATCAAGCGGGTTGCCGAACTGGTGCCTGAGGCGGTTGCCAAGGCGGCGTATTACAAGCTCGACCAGGAAGCACCAATCGCCGATCCGCTCGAGCTTGGCGACTATGACGCCATCATTGTCGGCGCCTCGACGCGCTATGGCGCCATGGCCGCGCAACTGAAGAACTTCTTTGACCAGACCGGGCCGCTCTGGGCCAAGGGCGCGCTGCTGGATAAGGTCGGCTCGGTGATGGTATCGACCGCCACCCAGCATGGCGGCGCCGAGCTGGCGCTGATCAGCACGCAGGCGATGCTGCAGCACCACGGCATGATCATCGTACCGCTCTCCTATGCCTATCAGGGTCAGATGGGTAACGATGTGGTGCGCGGCGGCGCCCCTTATGGCATGACCACGACCAGCGACGGCGACGGTTCGCGTCAGCCTTCGGAGCAGGAGCTCGAAGGCGCGAAATTCCAGGGCAAGCGCGTCGCTGAAATCACCCGGAAATTGCACGGCTGA
- a CDS encoding competence/damage-inducible protein A, whose product MPEIVTAAMLVIGDEILSGRTKDKNIGHLADIMTAIGIDLKEVRIVPDEEDEIVAAVNAIRARYTYVFTTGGIGPTHDDITADSISKAFGVPCEYDAKAYAMLEASYAARGIEYTEARKRMSRMPRGADHIDNPVSVAPGFRIGNVHVMAGVPSIFQAMLDNVVPTLKAGTKMLSATVHCPFGEGLIGGPLGDIQKAHPDTIIGSYPKYGDGKFWTELVVRARSQEALDAARADVEAMVAGFANTAA is encoded by the coding sequence ATGCCTGAAATCGTTACCGCCGCCATGCTCGTCATCGGCGATGAGATTCTCTCCGGCCGAACCAAGGACAAGAACATCGGCCATCTGGCTGACATCATGACGGCGATTGGCATCGACCTGAAAGAAGTGCGCATCGTTCCGGACGAAGAGGACGAGATCGTCGCCGCCGTCAACGCCATCCGCGCCCGCTACACCTATGTCTTCACAACCGGCGGCATCGGCCCCACGCATGACGACATCACAGCGGACTCGATTTCAAAAGCCTTTGGCGTGCCTTGTGAATACGATGCCAAGGCCTACGCGATGCTGGAAGCGAGCTACGCCGCGCGCGGCATCGAATACACCGAGGCGCGCAAGCGCATGTCGCGGATGCCGCGCGGCGCCGACCACATCGACAATCCGGTGTCCGTGGCCCCCGGCTTCCGCATCGGCAACGTTCATGTCATGGCCGGCGTGCCGTCGATCTTCCAGGCCATGCTCGACAATGTCGTGCCGACGCTGAAGGCCGGCACCAAGATGCTGTCGGCCACGGTCCACTGCCCGTTTGGCGAAGGCCTGATCGGCGGGCCGCTGGGTGACATCCAGAAAGCGCATCCGGACACGATCATTGGCTCCTATCCCAAATACGGCGACGGCAAATTCTGGACGGAACTTGTCGTGCGCGCCCGCAGCCAGGAGGCCCTGGACGCCGCACGGGCTGATGTCGAGGCAATGGTCGCGGGTTTCGCCAACACAGCTGCCTGA
- a CDS encoding universal stress protein has product MRFKTIVAILQNEQDAERVLDCAIPLASRFQSHLIGIHAEALPVPYTSATGFPDTEFLQVSADMSRERAEKLQATFLRHIENSGLSFEWRSLESFSGDSALTGISSVRTADLIIAAQRESGGDPSADVDTLVYDAGRPVLVVPHSGPLITSFKHVLLAWNGSKEAARAAFDALPFIIEAEKTDILVIDPPDTLDESPEAAGAEIASALSRHGANVSVSVLQSAGASVDDVIQTRITETGADLLVLGAYSHSWLRQLLFGGVTRTVLRTVPVAAFLSR; this is encoded by the coding sequence ATGCGTTTCAAGACCATCGTTGCCATTTTGCAGAACGAACAGGATGCCGAGCGCGTTCTGGACTGCGCAATTCCGCTTGCCAGCCGGTTTCAGAGCCATTTGATCGGCATCCATGCCGAAGCGCTTCCCGTGCCCTACACCTCGGCCACCGGCTTTCCAGATACCGAGTTTCTGCAGGTTTCGGCCGATATGAGCCGCGAGCGGGCCGAGAAATTGCAGGCGACTTTCCTCAGGCACATCGAGAATTCCGGGCTGTCCTTCGAATGGCGCAGCCTTGAGAGCTTTTCCGGCGACAGCGCACTGACCGGCATATCCAGCGTTCGGACCGCCGACCTGATCATTGCCGCGCAACGGGAGTCTGGGGGCGATCCAAGTGCCGACGTCGACACGCTTGTCTATGACGCCGGGCGGCCGGTGCTGGTGGTGCCGCACTCCGGTCCGCTGATTACCAGCTTCAAGCATGTGCTGCTCGCCTGGAACGGCAGCAAGGAAGCGGCGCGGGCCGCCTTCGACGCCTTGCCCTTCATCATCGAAGCCGAAAAAACCGACATCCTGGTCATCGATCCGCCTGACACGCTCGACGAAAGCCCCGAGGCAGCCGGCGCCGAAATCGCGTCCGCCCTTTCCCGCCATGGCGCCAATGTCAGTGTCTCGGTGCTGCAATCAGCGGGCGCCTCGGTCGACGATGTCATTCAGACGAGGATCACGGAGACCGGCGCCGACCTGCTTGTGCTCGGCGCCTACAGCCATTCGTGGCTGAGACAGCTTCTGTTCGGCGGTGTCACGCGTACCGTGTTGCGGACCGTACCTGTGGCGGCTTTCCTGTCGCGCTGA
- the gpt gene encoding xanthine phosphoribosyltransferase has protein sequence MSLPEKAFPVSWDQFHRDARALAWRLAGANKGQWKAIVCITRGGLVPAAIISRELGIRIIETVSVASYHDYTSQGQLQVLKDVTPALLVDDGAGVLIIDDLTDTGKTAGIVRAMMPKAHFATVYAKPKGRPLVDTFVTEVSQDTWIYFPWDMGFTYQKPIADDHAG, from the coding sequence ATGTCCCTTCCTGAAAAAGCCTTTCCAGTCTCCTGGGACCAGTTTCACCGCGACGCGCGCGCGCTCGCATGGCGGCTTGCCGGCGCCAACAAAGGCCAATGGAAGGCAATCGTGTGCATCACGCGCGGCGGCCTGGTTCCGGCAGCGATCATCTCACGCGAACTCGGCATCCGGATCATCGAGACGGTCAGTGTCGCCTCCTATCATGACTATACCAGCCAGGGGCAATTGCAGGTGTTGAAGGATGTAACGCCGGCCCTGCTCGTCGATGATGGTGCCGGCGTGCTGATCATCGACGACCTCACCGACACCGGCAAGACCGCGGGCATCGTGCGCGCGATGATGCCAAAGGCGCATTTCGCCACCGTCTACGCCAAGCCGAAGGGCCGGCCTCTGGTCGATACTTTCGTCACCGAAGTCAGCCAGGACACCTGGATCTATTTCCCCTGGGACATGGGTTTCACCTACCAGAAACCGATCGCCGACGATCACGCCGGCTGA
- a CDS encoding NUDIX hydrolase: MLTRPTAHNHLAERVRRLFGSAPCRLQVAALPWRDAENGVEIMLITSRDTGRWVIPKGWPEAKEPLCEAAAREAGEEAGLRGTISNLEAGRYFYAKALASGEEVPCEVLVFPMHVDKIADRWKEKRSRTRKWVSSSEAVRMVNEPDLCQIIAYFCADPHRFS; encoded by the coding sequence ATGCTGACGAGACCGACGGCGCACAATCATCTGGCTGAAAGGGTCCGGCGACTCTTCGGCTCCGCACCGTGTCGTTTGCAGGTTGCCGCCCTGCCCTGGCGCGATGCGGAAAATGGCGTCGAGATCATGCTCATCACCAGTCGCGACACAGGCCGCTGGGTGATTCCCAAGGGTTGGCCGGAAGCCAAGGAGCCGCTCTGCGAAGCCGCGGCGCGCGAGGCGGGTGAGGAAGCCGGGTTGCGCGGGACGATCTCCAACCTCGAAGCTGGACGCTATTTCTACGCCAAGGCGCTTGCTTCCGGTGAAGAAGTGCCTTGCGAGGTTCTCGTCTTTCCGATGCACGTCGACAAGATCGCCGACCGCTGGAAGGAAAAACGCTCCCGCACCCGCAAATGGGTCAGCTCATCCGAAGCCGTACGCATGGTCAACGAGCCGGATCTTTGCCAGATCATCGCCTATTTCTGCGCCGACCCGCACCGATTTTCATGA
- a CDS encoding PilZ domain-containing protein translates to MTNPANPSPEDSDEPRREHRQRMLKGGTIITGISNSEVGCTLRNQHEGGAELKIPLEARVPDRFLLYVAVDGVAYRCEVRWRRSDRIGVQFTGKEPKPKLHYG, encoded by the coding sequence ATGACAAACCCTGCAAACCCATCTCCGGAAGACTCCGATGAGCCACGGCGCGAACACCGCCAGCGTATGCTCAAGGGCGGGACGATCATTACCGGGATTTCGAACTCGGAGGTTGGCTGCACGCTGCGCAACCAGCATGAAGGCGGCGCGGAGCTGAAGATCCCGCTCGAGGCCAGGGTGCCTGATCGCTTCCTCCTTTACGTCGCGGTCGACGGCGTCGCCTATCGCTGCGAGGTTCGCTGGCGCCGCAGCGACCGGATCGGAGTGCAATTCACTGGCAAGGAGCCAAAGCCGAAGCTGCACTACGGCTGA
- a CDS encoding vitamin B12-dependent ribonucleotide reductase, producing the protein MRIERRFTKPGQSAYAEIEFRKALSEIKNPDGSVVFRLDNIDVPTQFSQVAADILAQKYFRKAGVPARLKKVEENDVPSFLWRSIADEAELAKLPEAERYGSEIDARQVFDRLAGTWTYWGYKGGYFKSDEDALTFRDELAYMLATQRVAPNSPQWFNTGLHWAYGIDGPSQGHFYVDPFTGKLTKSKSSYEHPQPHACFIQGVQDDLVNEGGIMDLWVREARLFKYGSGTGSNFSMLRGEGEKLSGGGRSSGLMSFLKIGDRAAGAIKSGGTTRRAAKMVIVDADHPDIEEFIDWKVNEEQKVASLVTGSKIVKKHLEAIMKACINCEGQDDDCFDPAINTALKREIKAAKKSAVPENYIYRVIQFAKQGYTSMSFKTYDTDWDSDAYLTVSGQNSNNSVSLKDNFLRAVEDDADWHLTARKDGKVMKTLKARDLWEKIGYAAWASADPGLHFNTTMNDWHTCASAGAIRASNPCSEYMFLDDTACNLASINLLPYRNADGTIDIAAYEHTVRLWTIVLEISVMMAQFPSKEIAKQSYEYRTLGLGYANIGGLLMTSGIPYDSDEGRAICAALTAIMTGVAYATSAEMASELGAFADYDRNAQNMLRVMRNHRRAAYGEKGGYEKLAVNPVPLVASDLKQPELAAHAKAAWDRAIELGEEHGYRNAQATVIAPTGTIGLVMDCDTTGIEPDFALVKFKKLAGGGYFKIINRAVPEALRTLGYSEAQLAEIEAYAVGHGNLNQAPAVNPGSLKAKGFTDEKIAALNAALKSAFDIKFVFNQWTLGADWVKENFGFTDEQLNDFSFEMLPALGFSKKDIEAANIHVCGAMTLEGAPFLKAEHLAVFDCASPCGKIGKRSLSINSHIMMMAAAQPFISGAISKTINMPNDATVEDAKGAYMLSWKLALKANALYRDGSKLSQPLNASLLADGEEDEDDVVEQLIQAPAAARAAQITERIVERIIERVSREQEKLPGRRKGYTQKAKIGGNTIFLRTGEYDDGRLGEIFIDMNKEGATLRGLLNNFAIAISLGLQYGVPLDEYVHAFTFTKFEPAGMVIGNDAIKSATSILDYVFRELAISYLDRNDLAHVDQSDFSNTALGRGISEGKTDAVSKGLTRGSPVKLVSRAVSSDPKGFAGGSPSSAPVRSAPTAFSGSNVLALSSATATVLKADQAIGYKRDYEERAKELAEDIAFDEAAGAASELTGASALFTDAAANEAAEAKKLAADRRAKSLLQGYTGNSCSECQNFTMVRNGTCEKCDTCGATSGCS; encoded by the coding sequence ATGCGCATCGAGCGTCGCTTCACCAAGCCAGGACAATCTGCTTACGCGGAGATCGAGTTCCGCAAGGCGCTTTCCGAGATCAAGAATCCGGATGGTTCGGTGGTGTTCCGCTTGGACAATATCGATGTCCCCACGCAGTTCTCCCAGGTAGCCGCGGACATCCTGGCGCAGAAGTATTTCCGCAAGGCCGGCGTTCCCGCTCGCCTGAAGAAGGTCGAGGAGAACGACGTCCCCTCCTTCCTGTGGCGCTCGATCGCCGACGAGGCCGAGCTCGCCAAGCTGCCGGAAGCCGAGCGCTACGGCTCCGAGATCGACGCCCGTCAGGTGTTCGACCGTCTTGCCGGCACCTGGACCTATTGGGGCTACAAGGGCGGCTACTTTAAATCGGACGAAGACGCCCTCACTTTCCGTGACGAGCTTGCCTACATGCTGGCCACCCAGCGCGTCGCACCAAACTCGCCGCAATGGTTCAACACCGGCCTGCACTGGGCCTACGGCATCGACGGCCCGAGCCAGGGCCACTTCTATGTCGACCCCTTCACCGGCAAGCTGACCAAGTCGAAGTCTTCCTACGAGCATCCGCAGCCGCATGCCTGTTTCATTCAGGGCGTGCAGGACGATCTTGTCAACGAAGGCGGCATCATGGATCTGTGGGTGCGCGAAGCGCGCCTGTTCAAATACGGCTCCGGCACCGGCTCCAATTTCTCCATGCTGCGCGGCGAAGGCGAGAAGCTGTCCGGCGGCGGCCGTTCGTCCGGCCTGATGAGCTTCCTCAAGATCGGCGACCGCGCCGCCGGCGCCATCAAGTCGGGTGGCACCACGCGCCGCGCCGCGAAAATGGTCATTGTCGACGCCGACCACCCCGATATCGAGGAATTCATCGACTGGAAGGTCAATGAAGAGCAGAAGGTCGCCTCGCTCGTCACCGGCTCCAAGATCGTCAAGAAACATCTTGAGGCGATCATGAAGGCCTGCATCAATTGCGAAGGCCAGGATGACGATTGCTTCGACCCCGCGATCAACACCGCGTTGAAGCGCGAGATCAAGGCGGCCAAGAAGAGCGCGGTGCCGGAAAACTACATCTACCGCGTCATCCAGTTCGCCAAGCAGGGCTACACCTCGATGTCGTTCAAGACCTACGACACCGACTGGGATTCGGATGCCTATCTCACCGTTTCGGGCCAGAACTCCAACAATTCGGTGTCGCTGAAGGACAATTTCCTGCGCGCTGTCGAGGACGATGCCGACTGGCACCTGACCGCCCGCAAGGATGGCAAGGTCATGAAGACGCTGAAGGCACGCGACCTCTGGGAAAAGATCGGCTACGCCGCCTGGGCTTCCGCCGATCCGGGCCTGCACTTCAACACGACGATGAACGACTGGCACACCTGCGCTTCCGCCGGTGCGATCCGGGCCTCCAACCCGTGCTCGGAATACATGTTCCTCGACGACACGGCCTGCAACCTGGCCTCGATCAACCTGCTGCCCTACCGCAATGCCGACGGCACGATCGACATCGCTGCCTACGAGCACACGGTTCGGCTGTGGACCATCGTGCTGGAAATCTCCGTCATGATGGCGCAGTTCCCGTCGAAGGAGATCGCCAAGCAGTCCTACGAATACCGCACGCTTGGTCTCGGCTACGCCAATATCGGCGGCCTGCTGATGACCTCGGGCATTCCCTATGACTCCGACGAGGGCCGCGCCATTTGCGCCGCACTCACCGCGATCATGACCGGCGTTGCCTATGCCACCTCGGCCGAGATGGCATCCGAACTCGGCGCTTTCGCTGATTACGACCGCAATGCGCAGAACATGCTGCGCGTCATGCGCAACCACCGCCGCGCCGCCTATGGCGAAAAGGGCGGCTACGAGAAGCTCGCCGTCAACCCGGTGCCGCTGGTCGCTTCCGACCTCAAGCAGCCGGAACTGGCTGCCCATGCCAAGGCTGCCTGGGACCGCGCCATCGAACTCGGCGAAGAGCATGGCTACCGCAATGCACAGGCGACCGTTATCGCGCCGACCGGCACGATCGGCCTGGTCATGGATTGCGATACCACCGGCATCGAACCTGACTTCGCCCTGGTGAAGTTCAAGAAGCTCGCCGGTGGCGGCTACTTCAAGATCATCAACCGCGCCGTTCCGGAAGCGCTGCGCACGCTTGGCTATTCGGAAGCGCAGCTTGCCGAGATCGAGGCCTATGCGGTCGGCCACGGCAACCTCAACCAGGCACCGGCCGTCAACCCCGGTTCGCTCAAGGCCAAGGGTTTCACCGACGAGAAGATCGCGGCACTCAACGCTGCGCTGAAGTCGGCCTTCGACATCAAGTTCGTCTTCAACCAGTGGACGCTCGGCGCCGACTGGGTGAAGGAGAATTTCGGCTTCACCGACGAGCAGCTCAACGATTTCTCGTTCGAAATGCTGCCGGCGCTTGGCTTTTCGAAGAAGGACATCGAAGCCGCCAACATCCATGTCTGTGGTGCGATGACCCTTGAGGGTGCGCCCTTCCTCAAGGCGGAGCACCTGGCGGTGTTCGATTGCGCCAGCCCGTGCGGCAAGATCGGCAAGCGTTCGCTTTCGATCAACAGCCACATCATGATGATGGCGGCGGCGCAGCCCTTCATCTCCGGCGCTATCTCCAAGACCATCAACATGCCCAACGACGCGACGGTGGAAGACGCCAAGGGCGCCTACATGCTGTCGTGGAAGCTGGCGCTGAAGGCCAATGCGCTTTATCGCGACGGCTCCAAGCTGTCGCAGCCGCTCAATGCCTCGCTGCTCGCCGATGGCGAGGAGGACGAGGACGATGTGGTCGAGCAGTTGATCCAGGCACCGGCGGCGGCGCGTGCGGCGCAGATCACCGAGCGGATTGTCGAGCGCATCATCGAGCGCGTGTCGCGCGAGCAAGAAAAGCTGCCTGGCCGCCGCAAGGGCTACACGCAGAAGGCCAAGATCGGTGGCAACACCATCTTCCTGCGCACCGGCGAATATGACGATGGCCGTCTCGGCGAGATCTTCATCGACATGAACAAAGAAGGCGCCACCCTGCGTGGCCTTCTCAACAACTTCGCCATCGCCATCTCGCTCGGCCTGCAATATGGCGTGCCGCTGGACGAATATGTGCATGCCTTCACCTTCACCAAGTTCGAGCCGGCCGGCATGGTCATCGGCAATGATGCGATCAAGAGCGCGACGTCGATCCTTGACTACGTGTTCCGCGAACTCGCCATCTCCTATCTCGACCGCAACGACCTCGCCCATGTCGACCAGTCGGACTTTTCCAACACCGCTCTTGGCCGCGGCATCAGCGAAGGCAAGACCGACGCCGTCTCCAAGGGCCTGACACGCGGCTCGCCGGTGAAGCTGGTGTCGCGGGCGGTGAGCAGCGATCCGAAGGGCTTTGCCGGTGGATCGCCCTCAAGCGCCCCTGTCCGCTCGGCGCCGACCGCCTTCTCCGGCTCCAACGTTCTGGCGCTGTCGTCGGCCACGGCGACCGTGCTGAAAGCCGATCAGGCGATTGGTTACAAGCGCGACTATGAGGAGCGTGCCAAGGAACTGGCCGAGGACATCGCCTTCGACGAAGCAGCTGGTGCCGCGTCCGAACTCACGGGGGCCTCGGCGCTGTTCACCGATGCAGCGGCAAACGAAGCAGCCGAGGCGAAAAAGCTCGCCGCCGACCGCCGCGCCAAGTCCCTGCTGCAAGGCTACACCGGCAACTCCTGCTCCGAGTGCCAGAATTTTACGATGGTGCGGAATGGCACCTGCGAGAAATGCGATACTTGTGGCGCCACGAGCGGGTGCAGCTGA